ATAACTCCGATATGATTCTACAACAGCGACATCCCTCCGCCACCATTTTCAAAGCCCTGCGGAGGGCCACGCTCGGCGCGCTGTGTGCCGTGGTGGGTTCCGTTGGTCTTTTACTTTTATTAAACCTATTGATGCCGGATCGGCCATTTCTAGTTGGATTTGTCGGTGCAGCACTTGTTTCCGCATTTGTGGCCTTTCCGCTGCTTTTTGCCTTGCAGCTCAACAACGGCGTCGTCCGCAAGATGCAGGAAAACGTCACCCGGGCGGCGCGCTACGACAGCGTGACGAAGACGCTGAACGGTACTGCCTTTGCCGCGGCCGTCGAGCACTTTATCGACCGGCGCAAGCATGCCGCCACCGATGCCGGCGGCATCGTCATCGCCGTCATCGTCGATACGCTCGACGACATCGGCCGTCGCTACGGGCCACAATGGGCCGACACAGTGATGCAGTCGCTTGCCTCGATCATCCAGTCCTCGGTTCGTCGTGGCGATCTCGTGGCGCGGCTTGCGACCAACGAACTCGGCATCTTCCTGCCTGGCGCCACGGTCGAAAACGCCCGCGACATCGGCACCCGCATCCGCACGCGCGTCTCTGCGGCCACCTTCAGCGCCGACGGCGCGCCGCTTTCCGTCGCCGTCCGCCTCGGCGGCACCTCCTTCGACGGCCCGGCCGACTTCAACCAACTCCGCCAGCTCGCCGACCAAATGGCCTTCGAGCACGGCGACGAGAGCGACGACATCCCGATCAGCGCGCTGCCGGCCGCATGAGGCTGGCAACGCCACCGCCGCAGCGGTGGCATGGGCTCAAACGGCGAGACCCGTCTTTGATGCGGCGTCAAAGCCAGTGTATCGGTGATCGGTTGGCCAAGTGCGGGCTATCCCAGCTCTTGATTGGAGTAGAGTCGTCGACCGCGTATTGATTTCGCCGCAGATTTGTCTCAGTCGGGTGATCTCGGTCGACACGTCTCCGCCTAATTCGTATCATGACGCCGGACATATCGACATGGGAGCTAGGCGTAGATTCTATCACCAAATGGTGCTATTTAGAGCGTCAGGACAGGATATGAAATTATGCGATCGACTATCAATCTCGACGACACTCTTATGGAAAGGGCTAGATCCCTGACCGGCACGAAAGAGACCGCTGCTCTAGTTCGCCAAGCGTTGGAGACGCTTGTCCGAGTGGAGTCCGGAAAACGCCTCATCGCCCTCGGCGGAACCATGCCCGATGCAGAAGCAGCTCCACGTCGCCGGAGCGCGGCGGCCAAGTGATACTGGCAGACACTTCTATATGGATCGATCATTTTCGCCAGGCTGATGCAGAGCTGCGCACGATCATCGAGAATGATCGTCTACTCTGCCATCCGGCTGTGGTTGGCGAACTGGCACTTGGCAGCCTTCGAGATCGCGGGCGCGTGATAACGTTCCTAGCAGCCCAGCGCCAAGCGTTCGTCGCAACGCACGACGAGGTGATGATAATGATTGATCGCCACGGCATTTTCAGTATGGGCATCGGCTATACAGATGCCCACTTGCTCGCCTCGATACTGCTTGATCCGCGAGCGGCGTTATGGACCAGGGACAAGCGTCTGCAGGCGGCGGCCGAAAAGGCAGGTGCTTCACTGCATACGCCGGTCAAGGCGCGCAACACTTAAATAGTGTTGCCGAGGTTTCGGATTTTTCCGATCTCTCGCCTGGATGGAAGTAGAACTTGAGAACCCAAAACAGGCATCTCGCGCCACCGCATTTCTTTGTGCCCACGTGGCGGAAGTCAGTTTTTGTCGAGGCGTGCTTCCTTAGCCATGCCAGTCAGCGCCTGATAGCCCATGCTCTGATAGTGGAACGGCTGGTGCACCGCGCTGTCCTGTTCGGCTTCGATGATGAGCCATCCGGAATACCCCTGCTCCGAGGCGATCTTCAGCACGGGGACAAGGCCACGCAGCCGTCCGGATCGCTCGGCACGGTGAAAGCACCGCGGCGCACGCCTTCGAGGAAGGACAGGTTCTGCGCACGCACTTGGCTCGCGATTTCGGTTTCCAAGCCGGGCGAAATCATCTGGATCACGCACGAAATTTCGCCGGATCACCGGAGCTATCTCCAACAGAGCTGGCTTGAGATGGTCATCGATCAGGATCCGGAACGGCAGGCCTCGGCGGCGATTCAGCACCTGCTTCTTCAAAACGAAAGCATCCATCAATTGCCGAGCTCGTCTGGCCGAGGAGAGCTTCGCCTGTTCTTTGCGTCGAATCTCGCCAGACTTTCGGAGTCTTAAATGTTCTGACATCGAAGCCAACAGCATGCCACTTGGCGCGGGCTTGCAGTTGCGCATGGGATCAACGCCGATCAGTTGCGCAACCGGATCAGGCTGCGTCAGCGCCGACGGCGGAGAACGCGTTGACGACTATGCCTTGCGCGCTGGCTGATGATCTGCGTGTCTGTCTTCACCGGGAACCAATCGACTTCCGGGTTGGGATCAACGGTCCTGCAATCCAAGCTTCAAAGCAAAGTCTACTTCCACTTTTGCGCAGCTATGGATAGAGTTGACGCGGTCGCTGCCGCCTGGGACCACCTTTTTTGTCCATTTGTTTTTTTGCATGTTGCCATCTAGCCGTGACGAAATGCTGACGACGCTTCCGTTTCAGAGAATGTCTACATTTTCAGATTCAGCCCCCTTCTCAAATGAATGCCGCAGCTTCAGCGTCGACGATCTTATGGTTGATCCCTCCTTCGCCGCTGCTCTTCGCGAAGCCGCACTGGAGTTATTGGCAATTCACCAAACTGCGCCCAGAGTGGTGCGCTATGTCGCCGATCTGCAGAAGTGGCTGCTTAGCCAGGCGGCGTTGGCCTTGCATTTCGAGCGAAAACTAAACCCCTCCTATCCCCCTCTAACCGCTTCCAATCTTGCGAAATTCTTGCTTGAGAACCGTATCGCTAGTCCCAACACTGCAATCTCACATCTGAAGGAGCTGGCGCACTACAAGTTGTTCGAGCCAATGGAGACCACGGACCGGCGCGCTAGAGCCTTGCAGGCAACCGCCTATGCCGAACAGTTGATCCGCCAATGGTTCGACGGGCACCTTCGTTCGCTCGACAGCATGGATGCAGGAGATCGATATCGCCGTTCTGAGGCGAATCCGACGATCTTATTTCGCGCTCAACCGCGAGTAGCGCGTCGGCTATTTAACCACCCCGACTGGTACAAGCCTCCGGAAACCGTTGCGCTGTTCGTCAAGTCTGAATCCGGGAGTAACATATTGCATGATCTGATGTCGCGCGTGCCACTACTGGCGGCGACAGGTGAGCGTGTGTGGGTCGGCGCCCTCGCGGCACGATTTGCCGCAACGGAGTATGTCATTTCCCGGAGTCACGCCGGCAGAATGCTCGCGGCCGCCGAACATCAGGGATTGTTGGGTTGGGAGGCTGCCAAAAGAAGCGGACATTGCTGGATTTCGGCCAAATTGGTGCTCGACTATAGACGGTGGCAGGCCCAAAAATTTTCCATCATTTCCGAGGTTTTTGCGAAAATGTAAGAAAGAGTGAATGCTTACGAGCACGTCGCCGCAAGTTAGCGATATCGGAGTGGTCGTCTTCGAGGGCGCCGTTGCCTGCAACATAGGATGCAAGCAGGTGCGGGAGCGGGTTCGTTACAGCGGTGGCCGATGGAATGAAGGCCTTGATGGAGCGATCAGCAAGATCAGCGCGGATTGCATCCGCATAATCATACTGCACAGCTTTCTAAGCTTATGTGATCGCACATGGACAGCTAGACATTCGACAGTTGCTTATCGCCGGAGCTGACGCCACAAGCGTGGGAGCGAATCTGAAAGATCGCGACGAGCTTTAAGATCCTATCGCGGCGAAGGGGACCGGCTCTGATCGGAGCCTCCTGACTGATTGGATGGTGGTGTTGCAACCCTAACCTTCAGACAGGAGGTCCAGATGGCTGAGCTTAGCCTCTGCGCCGCCGGATAATCGAGGACATGACGGTCCGCAATCTATCTCCGGCAACCCAAGGCGCTCTGTCCAAAGACGAGCGTTTTCGGACACATGTTTGTAATATGCCGAGGAGAGAAATGCCGGTTCCTCGTCGGGTATTCAGCCTGGTTTCATCTTGCGGCGGTAGCATCCTTGGACGCGAACAAGGCGTCCCCTCGTCAAATTGTTCGCGCAAAATGAACCGACCCCCGGTTCCCTGGCCCTACCTCCCCTCACGAGGTAGGGCCTTTCGTTTAATTGCAGCTCTTCATCCATCGTGGCACGAGACTTATATGTCTGCTGAAGAACGCGACATCACCCGTAGAGGGGATCGCTCGCGTCTCAAGACCAACTACCGTCGAGCGTGCGAAGCGATCACAGCCCGGCCTAGTCGTCCGGCCGCCAGCTCCTTGTAATCACCACATTAGCTCGGGGATATCTGGGCACCTTCAAGAGGAGGTGCGCAGGATTGGAAGAACTGGGGCGATAAGCGCGCGGTGCAGTCAGTCAGAGGCGACCTCAATCGAAGCGAGAAGGGTCGAGCGGGCGGTCTTCAGATGCAGGCCGCAGGCCCGGCGCGCCTGTTCCAGGTTACCGCTCTGTAGCGCCGCGACATAGGCAAGATGTTCCTTGACCGCAACGTGATTGCGCTCTCGCTCGTCCTTCTTGTTCCATTGATAATGATAGTGGAAGATCACCGACATCACGCCTTGGATGTTTGCAAAGAACCGGTTTGGGACGACGCCGTTGATCAGCCTGTGAAAACGGTGATCGAGATCGGAAAAATCGCGATAGCGCCGGTCGATGTCGGAGAGCATCTCTCGGTGCTCCTGTTCGAGCTGCGCAAGCGCTCGCCAGGCGGCATGATCGCGCGGCAGCGCCACGAAGCGCTCCACTGCGCGAAATTCCATGAATTCACGCATGTCGAAGAGCTCGGCCACAAAATCCACGGTCAAGCCGAGGGCCCTCCAGCGTCCGTTGCTCTGCCGCTCCAGCAGGCCGAAATGACTGAATGTGTTGAGGCAGTCCCGGATCGCCGTGGTGGAGACACCGAATTGACGGGCGAGATCAAGCGCGTTGACGCTCTGGCCGGGGCTGCAATCAGGTCCCACCATCCAGCTCATGAACTTGCGCTCCACCATTTCCGCCAGCGATCCCAGATCGGCTCCCGCCAGATAGTCCTCAGTCTGCGGCAGGCGCAGGAGCACTTTTGAGCGACCATCGAGCGCGACGATACCGCTGTTCGCGAGCTCCGCCAGCACGGCGCGCAGCGTCGTCCGGCTGACACCGAGTTCGGCCGCAAGCACCGGCTCCGAAGCAAGCGCCGAACCCGGCGACGCCCGTGCGAGAACGTCGAGGCACTGATTGAAAGTCCGTTTGTAAAGCGTGTTCGTCTTCATGCCGCCCCTTCGGCTGCGTTGTTTTTTTTGTGATTTTTTTATAAAAAAACAGATTGCCCGTCAGAATAATGTCTTTTATACAAAAAAAACAGACCTGCTGTATGGAAGGAGGAATTCATGCAAGCAGATGGTGGATGCACGAGACATCCTTGCACCCTTTTAAATTCCTATCCTGAGCCCTGCACCGGCCGCCTTCCGGTGCCGCGCCGATGACGGGGCTCATTCTCCAGTTTGGCACGAGCCGCTTCCTTCAGGCTCATGTGGATTTGTTCTTGCACGAAGCGCGGGAAGCTGGTCAGGACGTACCGTCAGTCGTCATCGTGCAGACCTCGGGGTCGGCAGAACGGGCCGGCCGCCTTGCGGCCTTTTCCGATCCGGCGGGCTTTCCTGTCATCATCCGCGGCCTTGAGAACGGCGCGACCGTCGAGCGGCGCCTGGCGGTGAAAAGTGTGTCACGCGGTCTTTCGACCGGCCGCGACTGGGCCGAGGTCGTGGACCTTTTCGCAGAAAAGGCGGATTTCGTCCTCTCCAACACCGGTGATGCCGGCTATGCGGTCACCCCTGGCGAGGCCTCCGCAGGCCTCGAGGCTGACGCGCCACTTGCATCCTTTCCCGGCAAGCTCGCCCAGCTTCTCTACGCGCGCTGGCAGCGCGGCGGACGGCCGCTGACGGTGCTGCCCTGCGAACTCGTTAACCGCAACGGGCCGGTGCTGAAGGCTATCGTGCGCGATCTGGCGGCAACGGCCAATGCGCCTGCGGATTTCATGTGCTTCCTCAACCGGGACGTGCTCTTCGCCAACACGTTGGTCGACCGCATCGTCTCTGAGCCGCTGGAGCCTGCCGGCGCGGTGGCGGAACCTTATGCACTCTGGGCGATCGAGCGTTCGCCGGGTCTGCGCTTGCCTTGCGAGCATCCCTCCATCGTGCTGACGGACGATCTCGAACCTTATGAGCGGCTGAAGCTGCACATCCTCAATCTCGGCCACAGCGTACTTGCCGATATCTGGCAGTGCGAAGGACGACCAGCGGATGAGACCGTGCGCGCCATCCTTGCCGATCCCACCGTCGCTCCGCGCCTCGAGGCGATCTACCGCGACGAAGTCCTGCCCGGGTTCACTGCACGCGGTATGGAGGATGCCGCACGCGCCTATGTCGCCACCACCATGGACCGATTCCGCAATCCCTATCTTGACCACCGCATCGCCGACATCGCCGCCAACCATGCGCTGAAGGTCGAGCGGCGTATCGCCGCCTTCCTCGATTGGACCCACACACATGCCCCGGTCCTTTCCTCCATCGTTTCCCGGCAGAAGGGGACGGCATGAGCTATACGTTCGACTTTTCGGCCCTCCTGCCCTATTGGCCGGCCTTCCTGCAGGGCGTCTGGCTGACGCTAAAACTTTCGGCGCTCGCTACAGTCTTCGGTTTCGTGGTCGGTACGCTCTGCGCCATCGCACGGGCAGACGGCCCTTCCTGGCTGAAAATTGTAGTGGCGATCTATGTCGAGACGATCCGCAACACACCGCTGCTGGTGCAGATCTTCCTCGTCTATTTCGGCTTCGCCTCGGTGGGCCTCAAGGTGACGGCGAATACGGCAGCCGTCGCGGCCCTTGTGGTCAACGTCGGCGCCTATACCTGCGAGATCGTGCGGGCTGGCCTCGAATCCATCCATAAGTCACAATTGGAAGCCGCCGAATGTCTGGGCCTGACACGCACGCAAACCTATTGGCATGTCATCATTCGCCCAGCAATTGAGCGGGTCTATCCAGCACTGACCAGCCAGTACGTGCTCCTGATGCTCGCCTCATCGATCACCTCGCAGATTTCCGCCGAGGAACTGACAGCGGTGGCAAATCGCATCCAGTCGGATACGTTCCGCTCCTTCGAGACCTATATCGTCACTGGGGTTCTCTATATCGTCTTGTCCTTCGTGGTGCGAATGGCGTTCGTCCTGTTCGGCCTCGTCATCTTCCCTCGCCGGCGCAAGCTCGGCACGGCCGTTTGAGGAGAAGCAGGACATGTCGCTCACGCCCATCCATATCCAATTCATAGCCGTCGGTGCGCTCTGGACCATCGGCCTTTCGGCTATCGCCTTCATCGGGGGCTCCATCATTGGCTTCGCACTGGCGCTTGCCCGGATCTCGCCAAGCCTGCTCGTGCGGCGGCTTGCCAGCGGCTATATCCAGCTCCTGCAGGGCACGCCGCTGCTCGTCACGCTCTTCCTGTTTTATTTCGGCCTTGCCGTCGTCGGCTTCGATAGCCTGCCGGCTATCGTCGCGGCCGGTCTCGGCCTCGTCGTCTACTCCTCCGCCTTCCTCGCGGAAATCTGGCGCGGCTGCCTGCAATCCGTGCCGAAGACCCAGTGGGAGGCGGCCGAATGCCTGGCCCTCACGCGCTGGCAGCGCATGACGCGGGTGATCCTGCCACAGGCCATGCGCATTGCCACGGCGCCGACAGTCGGGTTCCTGGTGCAGATCGTCAAGAATACCTCGCTCGCCTCGGTCGTCGGCTTCGTCGAACTCGCGCAAGCCGGCAAGCTCGTCAACAACACGATCTTCGAGCCCTTCACGGTGTTCATTATCGTCGCCGCCTTCTACTTCGTTATCTGCTACCCCCTCTCGGCCTGGAGCCGCCGCCTGGAAAGGAAACTCAATGTCGGCCGTCGTTAGTGTCAGCAACGTGCACAAGAGCTTTGGGGCCCTGCCGGTTCTGAAGGGGGTAAGCTTCGAAGTCGGCGCCGGCGAGGTGGTCGCAGTGATCGGCGCGTCGGGCTCCGGCAAGTCAACGGCGCTGCGCTGCATCAACGCGCTCGAAACCATCGAAAGCGGCGAGATCACCGTCTGCGACCACAAGATTCACGACGCGGCGCTCGACCGACGAGCGTTGCGGCGAGACGTCGGCATCGTCTTCCAGAGCTACAACCTCTTCCCCCACCTTACGGTGGCACAGAACATCATGCTCGCGCCGACCTGCGTGAAAAAAATGGGCAAGGCCGAGGCCCGAACTCTCGCCGAGCAGGTGCTGGCGAAGGTCGGTCTCGGGGAGAAGGCGGACAATTACCCCGAGCAGCTTTCCGGCGGCCAGCAGCAACGTGTCGCCATCGCCCGCTCGCTCGCCATGCAGCCGAAGCTGATGCTGTTCGACGAGGTAACCTCGGCGCTCGACCCGCAACTCACCGGCGAGGTGCTGCGCGTCATGGAGGACCTCGCCCGCGGCGGCATGAGCATGATCCTCGTCACCCACGAAATGGCCTTCGCCCGCAAGGTGGCGAGCAAGGTGATCTTCATGCATCAGGGCAAGGTCTGGGAGACCGGCCCGGGGTCGATGCTCGGCAATCCGCAAACGAAGGAACTCTCCGAGTTCCTCAGCAACGACCTCTAATCCATAGAAAGATCTCAAGGAGGAGATTAAGTAATGAAACGCAGAACCCTGATGACCAGCGCTTTGGTGCTCGCCCTTTTTGGTGCGGCCCCGGCGGTAGCCATGGCCGACACGCTGAGCGACATCAAAACACGCGGCACACTGCGCGCAGCCATCGACCTCGGCTCGCCGCCCTTCGGCATGCAGGACGCCAACATGCAGCCGACGGGCTCGGAGGTGGAAAGCGCCAAGCTGCTCGCTGATCATCTTGGCGTGAAGCTCCAAATCGTCGAGGTGACGAGCCCGAACCGTATTCCCTTCCTGCTCACCAACAAGGCGGACGTGGTCATTGCCTCGCTTTCCATCAGTGACGAGCGCAAGAAGGTGATCGACTTCGCCGACCCGCATGGCGTCATCCAGATCATCGCTGCAGCGCCAAAATCTATCGCAATCAAGGGATTGGAGGACCTCAAGGGCAAGGATGTCGCCACGACCCGCGGCACCACGAACGACAAGGAGGCAACGACCCAGGCGAAGGGAGCCAACATCGTACGCTATGACGACGACGCAACGCTCGTCACCGCGCTCGTATCCGACCAGAACAACATCATGATCTCCGCACCGCAGATCATGAACGCCGTCAATGAACGGCGAACAAACGACCCGTTGGAGGTCAAGTTCGTGCTCAAGGTGAACCCCTATGCCGTCGGTCTGCGTAAGGGCGACGACGCGCTGAAGGCAGCGGTCAACGACTGGGTCAAAACAGATCTCGCCAACGGCAAACTGAACGCGATCTATAAGAAGTACAACAACGTCGACCTCCCGGCGGAAATGCCGAAGCCATAAGCGAATAAAGCGGGCGGCCGGCTTTCGGTCGCCCCGATACGTCCCGCTCATGCGGTCTGTTTCTCGATGAAATGGAAAGCGAGGGGATTTTTACGACAAGTCGGCGGCCGTCTGATGACGCTGCCCTCCCCTTCAGAAAATCAGGAAGATCCCCATGAAAGCGCTTCTCTGCGAGGAACCCGGCCGTCTCACGCTTGTCTCCCGACCTGCCCCGCAGCGCAGCGAGGGCGAGGTTCTCGTCCGCATCCGCCATGTCGGCATCTGCGGCACGGATTTTCACATCTTCGCCGGCAAGCATCCATTCCTGGACTATCCGCGCATCATGGGCCACGAACTTTCCGGCACGGTAGCGGAAGCACCGGAAGGTAGCCGCCTCAAGATGGGCGAGCCCGTCTATATCGTGCCCTACCTCTCCTGCCATGCCTGCCACGCCTGCCGGAAGGGACTGACGAACGCCTGCCAGTCGATCCGCGTGCTGGGCGTGCATTGTGACGGCGGCATGGCCGAGTATGTCTCGGTGCCCGAGGCCAACATAGTGCCGACGGGCGGTATCGCGCTCGACGATGCGGCGATGATCGAATTCCTGGCGATCGGCGCGCACGGCGTCAAGCGCGGCGCGATCGCCGCCGCCGACCGCGTGCTCGTTACCGGCTCCGGGCCGATCGGTATGTCAGCCATTATCTTCGCCAAGGCACGCGGGGCGAACGTGACCGTCATGGACACACGGGCCGATCGCCTCACCTTCGCCACCGATCGGCTGGGCGCCGACGCCGCGATGCTTGCTGACGCATCCGCCGAGGCGGAGGCAAACCGCCTGACCGGCGGCGACGGCTTTGACGTGGTGATCGACGCGACCGGCAATGCTGGACCTATCGAACGCGGCTTCAGGTTCCTTGCCCACGGTGCGCGCTATGTGCTGCTCTCCGTCGTACGGCAGGACATCACCTTCTCCGATCCGGAATTTCACAAACGGGAAGCGACGCTTCTCGCTAGTCGCAATGCCCAACCGGACGATTTTGCCGAGGTGGTGCGCCAGATCGAGGCGGGTCGCGTGCCGACCCGCGCGCTCAACACGCATCGCGGTCGCCTGGAAGACGGCGCAGGGCTGCTTGTAGAATGGGCTCGTCCCGAAGCAGGTGTGATCAAAGCGATCTTGGATGTCTGAGGCCACGCAGGATAAACTCACCTTAAATCAAATGCGCAACTGCAATGTCAGACGGCCAGCCGACACATCGGAGATTTGAAATATTGCTACAATATCAGCTATTTCGCTGATGTTCGGAATATCTATTGCTGCTGACCGTCTCAAAGATCGAGATCGGAATTTGCTTTTTCGACGACGCCCACGTGGGCAATATGGCGATGTGCAATCTCTATGTGTGATTTTTCTGAGCCATGCGGAGAATCGGATCCTTGGGGCATTCTGGGCTGCAGTCATGTGCGGAAGCAGGTGGAACTGCCGGAAGACCATGCGGATGTTGACGTGCCCCCAATAAATTAGACCATTTGGAACTGGAATTTTCCACTTATGATCCCTGAAGGGAAGAAGAGGAGAATTCGATGAAGGCCTCGAAGTTTTCGGAAGCGCAGATTGCGTTCGTTTTGAAGCAGGCAGAGGACGGAACGCCAATCGGCGAAGTCTGCCGCAAGGCAGGGATTTCGGACGCGACGTTTTACAACTGGCGCAAAAGATACGCCGGCCTGATGCCCTCGGAGATGAAGCGTCTGCGGCAGCTCGAGGAAGAGAATGCGAAGTTGAAGCGGATCGTAGCGGACCTGTCGCTAGACAAGGCCATGCTTCAGGACGTGCTGTCAAAAAAGCTCTGAGGCCTGCCCGCAAGCGCAAGCTTGTCGACACGGTCAAGGCGGACTGGAAGGTCTCGGTCCGGCGCGCATGCGCGGTTCTGAAGATCGACCGGTCGCTCTATGTCTACAAGTCCAGGCGCGGCGAGCAGGCCGAACTGAAGCTAAAGATCCAGGACATCTGCCAGACACGTGTGCGCTACGGCTACCGCCGTGTCCATGTCCTTCTCAAGCGTGACGGATGGCCCGTCAATCCGAAGCGAATCTATCGCCTTTACAAGGAGATGGACCTGCAATTGCGCAACAAAGTCCCCAAGCGGCGGGTGAAGGCGAAGCTATGGGCCGATCGCACGGAGCCGACCCATTCCAATCATGTTTGGGCAATGGACTTCGTTCATGACCAGTTGGCCACGGGCCGCAAGATCAGGGTTCTGACGGTTGTCGATACCTTCTCGCGCTTCTCGCCGACGGTCGATGCCCGCTTCAGCTACAAAGGCGAAGACGTGGTCCAGACGCTTGAACGGGTATGCCGGCAGGTCGGGTATCCAGCATCGATCCGTGTCGATAATGGCAGCGAATTCATCTCGCGCGACCTCGACCTGTGGGCCTACCATAAGGGCGTGGTGCTCGACTTCTCCCGGCCTGGCAAGCCGACCGACAACAGCTACATCGAGAGTTTCAATGGTAAGTTCCGCGCCGAGTGCCTGAACGGCCACTGGTTCATGAGCCTTGACGACGCACGGGCAAAGATGGAGGATTGGCGTAGAGATTATAACGAGTTCCGGCCACATAGCGCGATCGGCAATAAGGTGCCGATTTCGCTCATGAACGGCTCATCGGCATCCCCGCCGACCTGAGCCTCAACCCCGGAAAATTCCAGCTCTCGCTGGCCCAACTTCGGGGAGCACTTCAAAAACCGCCGGGGCTCTAATCGCCGTTGGATGAAAGTTCAGTGGCATGTATGGACGCGTGGCAAGGGGCAAGTTGGTGTTTCTGACGGATTGGTCGGGTGCAGGCATGTATTCGGCCTTTGAATGCGGCGTGTTCATGCCGCTGGCCCTGATGTAGTCCGCGGATCGGATCCCAGACAGGTCAACGCGCTTTCAAGCGGCACCCACTGATCGGGTTTGTCCGATCCCGGCTCGACCGTTCGCCATCACGCCATCAGCACCTCACCAGTTTCTGCATCCTCTGTGAGCATTCAAACGGCGG
The nucleotide sequence above comes from Rhizobium sp. CB3090. Encoded proteins:
- a CDS encoding type II toxin-antitoxin system VapC family toxin, whose amino-acid sequence is MILADTSIWIDHFRQADAELRTIIENDRLLCHPAVVGELALGSLRDRGRVITFLAAQRQAFVATHDEVMIMIDRHGIFSMGIGYTDAHLLASILLDPRAALWTRDKRLQAAAEKAGASLHTPVKARNT
- a CDS encoding transporter substrate-binding domain-containing protein, with the translated sequence MKRRTLMTSALVLALFGAAPAVAMADTLSDIKTRGTLRAAIDLGSPPFGMQDANMQPTGSEVESAKLLADHLGVKLQIVEVTSPNRIPFLLTNKADVVIASLSISDERKKVIDFADPHGVIQIIAAAPKSIAIKGLEDLKGKDVATTRGTTNDKEATTQAKGANIVRYDDDATLVTALVSDQNNIMISAPQIMNAVNERRTNDPLEVKFVLKVNPYAVGLRKGDDALKAAVNDWVKTDLANGKLNAIYKKYNNVDLPAEMPKP
- a CDS encoding mannitol dehydrogenase family protein; protein product: MTGLILQFGTSRFLQAHVDLFLHEAREAGQDVPSVVIVQTSGSAERAGRLAAFSDPAGFPVIIRGLENGATVERRLAVKSVSRGLSTGRDWAEVVDLFAEKADFVLSNTGDAGYAVTPGEASAGLEADAPLASFPGKLAQLLYARWQRGGRPLTVLPCELVNRNGPVLKAIVRDLAATANAPADFMCFLNRDVLFANTLVDRIVSEPLEPAGAVAEPYALWAIERSPGLRLPCEHPSIVLTDDLEPYERLKLHILNLGHSVLADIWQCEGRPADETVRAILADPTVAPRLEAIYRDEVLPGFTARGMEDAARAYVATTMDRFRNPYLDHRIADIAANHALKVERRIAAFLDWTHTHAPVLSSIVSRQKGTA
- a CDS encoding amino acid ABC transporter permease — protein: MSYTFDFSALLPYWPAFLQGVWLTLKLSALATVFGFVVGTLCAIARADGPSWLKIVVAIYVETIRNTPLLVQIFLVYFGFASVGLKVTANTAAVAALVVNVGAYTCEIVRAGLESIHKSQLEAAECLGLTRTQTYWHVIIRPAIERVYPALTSQYVLLMLASSITSQISAEELTAVANRIQSDTFRSFETYIVTGVLYIVLSFVVRMAFVLFGLVIFPRRRKLGTAV
- a CDS encoding zinc-binding alcohol dehydrogenase family protein; this encodes MKALLCEEPGRLTLVSRPAPQRSEGEVLVRIRHVGICGTDFHIFAGKHPFLDYPRIMGHELSGTVAEAPEGSRLKMGEPVYIVPYLSCHACHACRKGLTNACQSIRVLGVHCDGGMAEYVSVPEANIVPTGGIALDDAAMIEFLAIGAHGVKRGAIAAADRVLVTGSGPIGMSAIIFAKARGANVTVMDTRADRLTFATDRLGADAAMLADASAEAEANRLTGGDGFDVVIDATGNAGPIERGFRFLAHGARYVLLSVVRQDITFSDPEFHKREATLLASRNAQPDDFAEVVRQIEAGRVPTRALNTHRGRLEDGAGLLVEWARPEAGVIKAILDV
- a CDS encoding GntR family transcriptional regulator; the protein is MKTNTLYKRTFNQCLDVLARASPGSALASEPVLAAELGVSRTTLRAVLAELANSGIVALDGRSKVLLRLPQTEDYLAGADLGSLAEMVERKFMSWMVGPDCSPGQSVNALDLARQFGVSTTAIRDCLNTFSHFGLLERQSNGRWRALGLTVDFVAELFDMREFMEFRAVERFVALPRDHAAWRALAQLEQEHREMLSDIDRRYRDFSDLDHRFHRLINGVVPNRFFANIQGVMSVIFHYHYQWNKKDERERNHVAVKEHLAYVAALQSGNLEQARRACGLHLKTARSTLLASIEVASD
- a CDS encoding amino acid ABC transporter ATP-binding protein yields the protein MSAVVSVSNVHKSFGALPVLKGVSFEVGAGEVVAVIGASGSGKSTALRCINALETIESGEITVCDHKIHDAALDRRALRRDVGIVFQSYNLFPHLTVAQNIMLAPTCVKKMGKAEARTLAEQVLAKVGLGEKADNYPEQLSGGQQQRVAIARSLAMQPKLMLFDEVTSALDPQLTGEVLRVMEDLARGGMSMILVTHEMAFARKVASKVIFMHQGKVWETGPGSMLGNPQTKELSEFLSNDL
- a CDS encoding amino acid ABC transporter permease, which codes for MSLTPIHIQFIAVGALWTIGLSAIAFIGGSIIGFALALARISPSLLVRRLASGYIQLLQGTPLLVTLFLFYFGLAVVGFDSLPAIVAAGLGLVVYSSAFLAEIWRGCLQSVPKTQWEAAECLALTRWQRMTRVILPQAMRIATAPTVGFLVQIVKNTSLASVVGFVELAQAGKLVNNTIFEPFTVFIIVAAFYFVICYPLSAWSRRLERKLNVGRR
- a CDS encoding GGDEF domain-containing protein; translation: MPDRPFLVGFVGAALVSAFVAFPLLFALQLNNGVVRKMQENVTRAARYDSVTKTLNGTAFAAAVEHFIDRRKHAATDAGGIVIAVIVDTLDDIGRRYGPQWADTVMQSLASIIQSSVRRGDLVARLATNELGIFLPGATVENARDIGTRIRTRVSAATFSADGAPLSVAVRLGGTSFDGPADFNQLRQLADQMAFEHGDESDDIPISALPAA
- a CDS encoding type II toxin-antitoxin system VapB family antitoxin, translating into MRSTINLDDTLMERARSLTGTKETAALVRQALETLVRVESGKRLIALGGTMPDAEAAPRRRSAAAK